The proteins below are encoded in one region of Amycolatopsis acidiphila:
- a CDS encoding MBL fold metallo-hydrolase — protein MLVVGFAAGAFRANCYLLASAAGARCVVVDPGQDAVAPVEKALGEHGLTPEAVLVTHGHADHADSAGALADTYGIPVWLHPADDALVPIPTCDLADTTLELAGLEVRVEHTPGHTPGSVVFRLDTPEGGRLVLTGDTVFAGSVGRGDQQQLAASVRDTLLPLADDTVLLPGHGGATTIGRERAFLAGGAVAR, from the coding sequence GTGCTCGTCGTCGGATTCGCCGCCGGCGCTTTCCGAGCGAACTGCTACCTGCTCGCGTCGGCGGCCGGTGCCCGCTGCGTCGTCGTCGACCCGGGGCAGGACGCCGTCGCGCCGGTGGAGAAAGCCTTGGGGGAGCACGGTTTGACGCCCGAAGCGGTGCTCGTGACGCACGGGCACGCCGATCACGCCGACTCGGCGGGCGCACTCGCGGACACGTACGGCATCCCGGTCTGGCTGCATCCCGCGGATGACGCGCTCGTCCCGATACCCACTTGTGATCTCGCCGATACGACCCTCGAACTCGCCGGGCTCGAGGTCCGTGTCGAGCACACCCCCGGCCACACTCCGGGATCGGTGGTCTTCCGTCTCGACACCCCGGAAGGGGGACGTCTCGTGCTCACCGGTGACACGGTGTTCGCCGGCTCCGTCGGCCGCGGCGACCAGCAGCAGCTGGCCGCCTCGGTGCGCGACACGCTGCTGCCGCTGGCCGACGACACCGTACTGCTGCCCGGGCACGGCGGCGCCACGACCATCGGGCGGGAGCGCGCCTTCCTGGCCGGCGGGGCGGTGGCCCGGTGA
- a CDS encoding YibE/F family protein encodes MVRDDFADAETGPIRRVTDEPARARPQAPRRKPAVAAKPAPKPPAKAAAKTAAKPSAKRPAPVTGHGHGHGHGPAEPASRRVRLLLIWLLVPIAVAAVAGMLVLYPWGKAKPAGSYQQGVPVHGTIATALSGPCLAPGQVHVGDQPAPDEKPCLTVDVALSDGAAAGSRIELVVPIEPSTPRFSAGDKVVLAYNGGEPKDPSSYQIVDFQRGLPLALLAALFAIAVVVLGRWRGVAALGALVLSFVVLVLFVLPSILAGENPLLVAIVGAGVIMFVALYVTHGLSARTSVAVLGTMASLALIGLLSVIFSVASSLTGLDDSTSTLIGALGHGIDARGLLLAGIVIGALGVLDDVTVTQTSAVWELRRANPDLGWRELYRAGQRIGRDHVGSAVNTLVMAYAGAALPVMLYSSLSGVGLGTILGSQDVAEEIVRTLAGSVGIVAAVPVTTVLAALIASREKVPTGTSSHRSEHQPQVPAPVSPPRGR; translated from the coding sequence GTGGTACGTGACGACTTCGCCGACGCCGAGACCGGCCCGATCCGCCGGGTCACCGACGAACCCGCGCGTGCCCGGCCGCAGGCCCCGCGCCGGAAACCGGCGGTGGCCGCGAAGCCCGCCCCGAAGCCGCCCGCAAAGGCGGCGGCAAAGACGGCGGCAAAGCCGTCCGCGAAACGCCCCGCCCCCGTGACCGGTCATGGCCACGGTCACGGGCACGGCCCGGCGGAGCCCGCGTCGCGGCGGGTGCGCCTGCTGCTGATCTGGCTGCTGGTGCCGATCGCGGTGGCGGCGGTGGCGGGCATGCTCGTGCTCTACCCGTGGGGCAAGGCGAAACCCGCCGGCAGCTACCAGCAGGGCGTGCCGGTGCACGGCACCATCGCCACCGCGCTGAGCGGCCCCTGCCTCGCGCCCGGCCAGGTGCACGTCGGCGACCAGCCCGCCCCGGACGAGAAGCCCTGCCTGACCGTGGACGTCGCGCTGAGCGACGGTGCCGCGGCGGGGAGCAGGATCGAGCTCGTCGTGCCGATCGAGCCCAGCACCCCGCGCTTCAGCGCCGGGGACAAGGTCGTCCTGGCCTACAACGGCGGCGAGCCGAAGGACCCGAGCTCCTACCAGATCGTCGACTTCCAGCGCGGACTGCCGCTCGCGCTGCTGGCCGCCTTGTTCGCGATCGCCGTGGTGGTGCTCGGGCGGTGGCGGGGCGTGGCCGCGCTCGGCGCCCTGGTGCTGAGCTTCGTCGTGCTCGTGCTGTTCGTGCTGCCCTCGATCCTCGCCGGGGAGAACCCGCTGCTGGTGGCGATCGTGGGCGCGGGCGTCATCATGTTCGTCGCGCTGTACGTGACGCACGGGCTCTCCGCGCGGACCTCGGTCGCGGTACTGGGCACGATGGCCAGCCTCGCGCTGATCGGGCTGCTGTCGGTGATCTTCTCCGTCGCCTCGTCGCTGACCGGCCTCGACGACAGCACCTCCACGCTCATCGGCGCGCTGGGCCACGGCATCGACGCCCGCGGCCTGCTGCTCGCCGGGATCGTGATCGGCGCGCTGGGCGTACTCGACGACGTCACGGTCACCCAGACCAGCGCGGTGTGGGAGCTGCGGCGGGCCAACCCGGACCTGGGCTGGCGCGAGCTGTACCGGGCGGGCCAGCGCATCGGCCGCGACCACGTGGGCTCGGCGGTGAACACCCTCGTCATGGCGTACGCGGGCGCCGCGCTGCCGGTGATGCTCTACTCGTCGCTGTCCGGCGTGGGGCTGGGCACGATCCTCGGCTCGCAGGACGTGGCCGAGGAGATCGTCCGCACGCTCGCCGGCAGTGTCGGGATCGTGGCCGCCGTGCCGGTCACCACGGTGCTCGCCGCGCTCATCGCGAGCAGGGAAAAGGTCCCCACCGGCACCAGCAGTCACAGGAGTGAGCACCAGCCACAGGTTCCAGCCCCGGTGTCGCCGCCGCGCGGAAGGTGA